From Penaeus vannamei isolate JL-2024 chromosome 12, ASM4276789v1, whole genome shotgun sequence, the proteins below share one genomic window:
- the LOC138863464 gene encoding cyclin-dependent kinase inhibitor 1C-like, with the protein MQFVEMEKGRSFEVELVEMEKGRSFELAPAQALAPAQDLALALALALAPTLAPAQALAPALAPALALAPSQAPALAPSPSQAPAPALAPALAPAPGPAPALAPALAPALVPAPALALALYSP; encoded by the exons ATGCAGTttgtggagatggagaagggaagaagctttgaggtggaattggtggagatggagaagggaagaagctTTGAA TTAGCCCCAGCCCAAGCCCTAGCTCCAGCCCAAGACCTAGCCCTAGCCCTAGCCCTAGCCCTAGCTCCAACCCTAGCCCCAGCCCAAGCCTTAGCCCCAGCCCTAGCCCCAGCCCTAGCCCTAGCCCCATCCCAAGCCCCAGCCCTagccccatccccttcccaagCCCCAGCCCCAGCCTTAGCCCCAGCCTTAGCCCCAGCCCCAGGCCCAGCCCCAGCCTTAGCCCCAGCCTTAGCCCCAGCCCTAGTCCCAGCCCCAGCCCTAGCCTTAGCCCTATATTCACCCTAG